The genomic region TTTGGCGAGCCGTCCCGCCGCTCGCGGCGCGACGCCGAATTCCTCTGGGAACCAACGCTAGAGATGAAACGCGAGAATTCAGTAAAATCGGCAAATCAGTTTTGCCGACGAAAATTCGTTCAAATGCGAGGGAATCCGTTAAGAGGCGGGGAAGATGCTGCGCGGGAGGTGCGCTCCCTCTCCCGCTTGCGGGAGAGAGTTGGGGAGAGGGTGCTTCCGCGATGGGAATCCCCTAGAGGAGAAAGCCCTCACCCGGCGCGCGGGACGATGCTTCGCATCGCCCGGAAGCGCCGACCTCTCCCGCAAGCGGGAGAGGTGAGCGAGCCCGCCGCTCGGTCCGGGCAAACCAAGAGCGCGCTATGGATTCTGCGGCGTCAGCACCAGCGGCGGCTTCGGCCTGGGCTTGGGAGGCGGCGGGCCCGGGGCTGGCTTCACGTCGATCGGCGGGGGGAGCGGTGCGAGTTGCTGGCTTGCAAGCGGCGGACTCGGCGCGGCGGGCGCGGCCTGCGGAGCCTTCGGGGTCGGCGCCACCTTGGGCTTTGCCGGCATGCGGCGCGGATCCTGGCCCGGCAACGGCACATTGGCCGGCGCCTGCTCGGGCGCGCCATCGGGAGACACCAACGTCGGCAGCGCAGCGGTGGCCGGCGGCGGCTCGCCGCGCTCGATGGCGTCGAGCCGCCGCGTCTCGCGATCGATCGTGCGCACCGCAAGCCATGACGACAGCGGCGCGACGTCGATGGTACGGCTCAGCCTGTCGGGCGGGCCTGCCGCGAACAGCTGGATCTCCGGCGGGGCGCCGGAGAGCCCGGTCATGATCGGCGTCAGACTGGCGCGGATGTCGGCCTGGTCCGCGGGAATGTCGTAGCCGCCGGAGACAATGGCGCGGGCATTCTTCGCTTCCAGCGGCGTTGCCCCGACCCGCAGGCGGCCGTCGCGGATCGTGAACGGAATCTGCGCCGAGGGCACCGCGATGCGCCCCGCCGCCAGCGCGGGCTCGACGAGCTGCCGCAGCCGGTGGTCGTCATTGACCTGGCCGCCGTCGCTGGCGCGGATGGCGATCTCGAACGCACGCGGATTGAGGCCGGCGATCTCGGCGGATTCCAGCGTCACCGTGCCGTTGCCGGCGAGCGCACCGGTGAGGGCCGCGACGCTGCGGCCCTGGCTGGTCAGCGCCATCTGCACCGAGGCGCGCCCCTTGGGCAGCGCGAGGTCGCGATAGCGCAGCGCCGACGCATCGACGTTGCTGAGCTCGATGCGCGCGTTCAACGCAAGACCACCCGCGCCATTGCGCGCGTCGAGGCTTGCGGACATTTCGCCGCCGCCGACGCCGCCCTTGAGCGCATCGAACGCGAGCGACTGGCCGTCACTCCGGATCACGCCGCCAATGGGGCGCAGCTCGATGCCGCCCGGCAACGTTCCGCGCAAGGTCTGGAAGGCGATGCGGCCGCGCCAGCCGCCGACTAGTCCGGCGCCGAGCGGCTCGCCGGACTCATGACCGGCCGCGCCGACCGCGATTGCGAGCGCCGGCACCAGATCGAGCGAATCGAGCCCGACCTCGCCATCGACGGTCTTGTCCTGATCGAGCGTCACCGAAACATGGCCGCGCAGATGCGAGCCCGCGGCATTGCCGTCGAGATCGCCGAGGGTCAGGCGATTGCCGGAGAGCGTGAGGCGGGAGGACAGGCTGACATTCTGCGCCGACTTGTCGGCCGGGCTGGTCCCGAGCAGCGGCGCCAGATTGGCGTTGCGCACGCGCAGGTTCACGCTCGCCTTGGGTTCGGACGATTTGGGTTCGGGCGATTTGGGCTCGGACGCTTTGGGCTCCGACAATTCGACGCTGCCTTGCGCGTCCGCTTCGAGCCCCCCGCCGCTGAGCTTTGCGTTCAATTGCAAGGGACGGCGCCAGGTCCCGCTCAACCGGCCTTCGAATTGCGAGGCGCCCTCGCCCGCGGCCACGATGCGATCGAGCCCGAACAGCGCCAACAGGGCGCCGGCCTGCGGCGCCGCCACTTTTGCGTCCAGCGTGAAGTCGCTGTTGCGCAGGCGTTCGAGGTCGATGCCGCCGATGGCGGCCGCCGGCGTCTGCGCGGCCAGGGTCGCCGTGGTCTTGAGCTGCGGTGCGTCGAGGTCGAGCACGACACGGGCATTGCTGCGATCGGCCTGCTCGGCGTTCTTGTCGAGACTGAGCTCGAGCTTGAGACGGGTCGCGCCGGGCAAAGACGGGAGCGCATCAAGGCGCGCGCGCAGCGCGGGCGCAAACGGCTCGACCAGCGCGGTGAGCTCGTGCAGCGAATTGGCCGAGGATTTCAGCGCGAGCTTGCCGGTGGTTTTGGTGCGGTCGAAGCTGCCGCTCGCCTCCGTGGTCACATCGCCGGCCTGGCCGAAGCGCAGCTGCTCCAGCGACAGCGATGCGGGGCTGTAGGCGAGCCTGGCAGCGAACGGCCGCAGCTCCTGGCCGGCGGAGATGGCGCGGCCGATATCGAGCGAGAGCTTTGCCTCCTCCGGCCATTCGCCCTGCGGCCCCGCCAGCGCGCGCACGAAGCTCGCGGCGGCATCGAGGTCGAGCCGGTCGGCCCTGAGGTCCGCGTCGATCCGCGAGCCCTTGCTGGCGCCTGTTTGCACGAAGGCGATGCGGCCTTCGACCGCGCCGCCATCGATGTCGGCCTTCAGCCTGTCGATGGCGAGATGATTGGCGGCGATGGTGACGTCGCCGGCGAGACGCAGCGGCCGCGTGCTGCGGCGGTTGATCTCGCTGCGGCCCTGCAGCCAGGCCACCAGCGTGTCGGGATCCGACGACTCGACGCTGAGCCGGCCGCTGAAACTGTCGGCGCCGGGAGCCGCGCCATTGAGCGAGAGTTGCGTCATGCCGGGCGCGCGCAGCTCGAGGCGCCGGAACGTCCAGGATCGGCCGTCGGTCGCAAGCTCGGTCGCGATGTTCTGGAGCGGACGGCCACCGAGCATGATCTGATCGGCATTGAACTCGATCTGCGCCGGGATCGGCACCTGCGGGATCGCCGCCAGCCCTGCGCGCATTGCCGGCAGGACGCGCTGTGGATCGGCATCGTCCTTGGCGGTCAACCTGTCGGCATCGACCTGCCGCGCCGACAATACCGCGCGCAACAAGGGCGAAGCGCCAAACCTGATATCGCCGACGCCGCCGAGCTTCAGGGCGGTGTCCTCCGGGCCGAAGCTCGCGTCGATCTGCTCGAATTTCGCGCCGGCCGGATCGGCCTTGAGCCTGGTCGCGAGCTTCCAGGGTGTCGGCCCCGCCTCGCCCGCCTTCCTGGCCGCGGGCACGGCAAGCGTCAGCGCCCCCTCGAATTTCGGCTGGCGATTGTCGAAGGCGAGCACGCCTTCGAGATCGGCGAGGATGGCGCGCTCGCCGGGATCGATGTTCAGGTGGAGACGGGTTGCGGTGCCGTCGGCGCTGGGGCCGGAGGAGACGCGGAACGGGTAGCGCACTCCGCGCGCGGTGAAACTACCGTCGCCCCGCACCGAGCCAGCGAGCGAGCGCACGTCGCCGGAGAAGGCGATGTCGTTCAATTCCAGCGTCGAGCGGCTGGCGGCGTCGTGAAGTGCGATGCGGCCGGTGAGGTTCAGCCGCTCGATGGCGAGGGACGCCAGGTTGAAGGTGCCGCTCGCGGTCGACGGCAGATCGACCCGCCCGCGCGCGTCCAGGCCAAGATCGACCGCCATGCCGCTGACCGAAAGCTCGGTGGCGCGCCATTCGCCGCGCATCAGGGAGCCGAGGCTGAACTCGACGTCGAGTTTGTCGGCGCGCAGGCGGCCGAGATCGTTGTTGCCGCCGAAGGTGACGGCGCGCAGCCGCAGGGTCGGCGCCGGCAACAGCCGCGCGTCGAGCTCGCCCGCCACCCGCACCGGCACGCCAATGATCTTGCCGGCCTCCGCCTCGAACTGGGGCCTGAACTGGTTCCAGTCGATGTAGTAAGGCCCGATCAGCGCGGCCAGCAGCGCAATGATGAAGGCAATCGCCAATCCGAGCAGCGTCGTCTGCACGGGTCTCCCCTCGGCCAAACCGGCCCGGGCCGAAGCTGAGGGCCTCAGGCGCGCCGGAACAGCCCTTATATAGGGGGAAGTGTGGCGAAGTCACAGCGACTGTTGCGCGCGGAGGTTAACGCTGAGCGCCCCTCACCAGCTCGCCGGCAGCCGCTTCAGCCCGCGCAGCACGAAGGTCGGCCGCCATTCCGGGGTCTCGACGTCGTCGATGCGCAAATCCGGCAGCCGCCGGAGCAGCGTGGCGATGGCGATCTCGGCCTCGATGCGCGCCAATTGGGCTCCCAGGCAGAAATGGATGCCGCCGCCGAACGACAGCGGCTTGACGTTCGCCCGGGTGACGTCCAGCCGGTCGGGCCGATCAGGGTAGACCGCGCCATCGCGGTTGGCCGAGCCGAGCAGGCAGAGCACGGTCTCGCCCTTGGGGATCTTCACGCCGCCGAGGTCCTCGATATCCTCCAGCGTGACGCGCCCGGTCATCTGCACCGAGGAATCATAGCGCAGGAACTCCTCGATCGCGTTCGTCATCAGCTCGGGTCGCGCCTTCAGGAGCGCAAGCTGATCGGGGTTGCGGTGGAGCGCGAGCAGGCCGTTGCCGATCAGGTTGACCGTGGTCTCGTGGCCGGCGCCGAACAGCAGGATGATGTTGGCGGTCAGCTCCTCGTTGGTGAGCTTGTTGCCGTCCTCCTCGGCCTGCACCAGCTGGGTGATGAGGTCGTCGCCGGGATTACGGCGGCGCAGCTCGAACAGCTGCTGGAAATACATCTGCGCCATCAGGTTGCCGGCATTGCCTTGGCTGATCTCTTCTGGAGACAAGGGCACGGGGTCGAGCAGCCGCCCGCCGTCGCGCGAGCTCTTGTAGAACACCTCGCGATGCTCTTCGGGGATGCCGAGCATGTCGCAGATGATGGTGACGGGCAGGCGGAAGGCGAAGTCCTCGATCAGGTCCATGTGGCCGCGCTCGATCACGGCATCGATCGCCTGGTCGACGATCTCCTGGATCCGCGGCCGCATGTCCTCGACGCGGCGGGCGGTGAAGGCCTTCACGACGAGGCCGCGCAGGCGGGTGTGGTCCGGCGGATCGGCTTGCAGCATCCAGTAGCTCATGCTGCGAAACACCGGCTCCTTCATGATCTCGGGTCCGTAGCGGCGCGTGGTGCGCTCGACGAAATCCTTGCCGAAGCGCTTGTCACGCAGCACGAGACTGACCTCGGCGTGGCGGCTGGCGACGTACTGGCCGAACGGCGTCACGTGGATCGGATCGACCGTGCGCAGCCGTTCATAGTGCGGATAGGGATCGCGGATGAAATCCGGCGAGAGCGGGTTGAACAGCGGTCCGCCAGCGGGTTGCACTTGCTCGTTCATGGTGACCTCGGATCGTTGCCGATGACACGAATACGCAAGGCTGCCCCATCGCCCGGCGTAACCATCCCCGAAACTTATCAACTCGATACATTGTTGTATCGAGTTGCAGCTTGCCCTATTCTGCGGCTATGTCAAGGCTGAGAACGAGACCGACCAGGGACGACACGCGCGAGGCGCTGTTCGAGGCCGCCGCGCGCGTATTCGAGGAGGACGGCATCGGCGGCGCCAGCATCGAGGCGATCGCGGCGGCGGCGGGCTTCACCCGCGGCGCGTTCTATTCGAACTTTGCGAGCAAGGACGAATTGATCATCGCCATGCTCGAGGACCATGTCGAGCAGTCGATCCGGCGCAACATGGACATCCTGGCGCAGCACGACAATCTCGACGATTTCATCGCGGCGCTGAAGACGATGGATCGCAGCCGGCAGGATCCGCTCGGCCGCTCGCCCCTGCTCCACATGGAGATGATCCTGTTCGTGGCGCGCGCCGAGAAACGCCGCCCGGAGCTTGCCAAACGCCTGCGCGCGCGGCGCAAGCTGGTCGCCGACATCGTCGAGGCGACGCTGAAGAGCAACGGACGCGACCACAATCTGGACCCGCCCTGGATGGCCGCAATCGTGCTCGCGCTGGAGGACGGCTTTCGCCTGCACCGGCTGATCGATCCCGAGACGACGCCGGCCGACAGTTTCCTGCGCGCGATCACGGATCTCCGGCGCAGGACGGGATTGGCCTCGGCCTAGCGGATGCTTGCAACGATCGGCGCGGCCGCGCCGATGTCCCCGGTCTGGGCATCGAGAGCGATTGCCGGTCGTTCACGACGCCACGTTCCCGGGCTGATGCCGACGATCGAAGAGAACACGCGGGTGAAGTGGCTCTGATTGGCGAAGCCGGCCGATACCGCGATCTCCGCCAGCGACAGGTCGCGCACCGTCATCAATTGCTTGGCCGTGTCCACGCGCTGGCGCAGCAGCCATTGGTGCGGCGGCAGGCCGGTGGAGACGCGAAAGGCGCGCGAAAAATGGCTGACGGAGAGATCGAACTCGGCGGCAATCTTCTCCAGCGAAAGCTTGCCGCGGAGATCGGACTCCAGCCTCTCACAAGCCCGCTTCACCTGCCACGGAGCAAGGCCGCCGCGCACCGGCTCGGCGCGCTGCAACCCGCCATAGGTCGTCACGACATGTGCGGTGAGCGCGAGCATCATGTGATCGACGAAGAGCTGGTTGGCTTCGTCAGGCTGCCGCAACGCCGCCAGGAGCGATGCGCCGAGATGGCGGATCGTCGGATCGTCATGTCCGATGCCGGGCTGATAGGCGAGCTCACCGATCAGCTGCGCGCCGCTTTGCCTCGCCACGTCGTCCAACGCCGAACGGGGCAGATGGAAGAACAGAGAATGGAAGGGCTTGTCGATCACGTAACGCGGATCGCGCTTCAGGTCGTACAGATAAGTGGCGCCGGCACGGATATCGCTCTTGATCACGCATCGCCCGCGCTCCCAGCACTCGCAATCGGCGAAATCGCGGAGCTTGACGCTGACGAGATAGGCGTCCTCCGCAAGCAACGATTCGGAAAGCCGCGTCACGGGATGGTCGTCCCGGGTTTCGGTGACCGCGAGCTCGGCGCTGCGCAGCGAACGCGTGACCAACGTCGGCGGCGCTTCCCTCAAATGCAGGAATCGTTCGAGCTTCTGCGCGAGGGCGCCGTGTGCCATGGGATCAATCTCGGATGTGAGGAGACTGGGAGCTGAGCGCCGCCGCCAGATCACGCCCAATTATCCGACATTGGCGAGCGACGGTCCAGACTGGCACATGGCGATGGCGGCCGTGCGACTCCCCGCTGCCTTTGTCGTTGCAAGACGATTTCACAAGAGATCTCAACGGATTCCAATGGCGCTAGCGCGCTGTCGTTCAATGTTTGCCGGCTTGCCGGCGTCCCGTCGCGCGCTTGTGACAACGCGCGCAGGCCGGCGAGGGCATCACGACAGCCGGCAACGCTCAGTCGGTCACCTGATCGGCGCCGATCAGAAAGCGCTCGGGGATGACGAGGTTCAACGCCCGGGCCGTTGCTTGTGCAGCCGGCCGGCGACCGCCCGCACCTTTCCCGGCGCTGCGCGCCAGATCGCGAGCGCCGACAGCCCGCTCACGACCATTGCGACGGCGAAAGCCAGCGTGTAGTCGCCGGCGCGATCATAGAGCAAGCCGGTCACCCACGGTCCGGCCGCACCGCCCGCCAGCGCCGCCAGCATGATCGTGCCGAAGATGCTGCCCTGGTGCCTGCCCTGGAAGATCTCGAACACCACCGCGCCCATGATCGAGGTGAGGCCGTAGCCGAGCGCGCCTTGCGTGAACACCATCAGATAAACCAGCCAGAGCGAGGCTTGATATCTCAGCGCGATCAGCGCGGCGAAGCAGACGACGAAACCCGCACAGCTGATCGCCCACACCCACTCCCGGCCAATGCGATCGGAGACGTGCCCGAGCGCGATCTGGCCGGGAATGCCGAGCAGGCTGACCATGCCGAGTGCCCACACCGCAACGCCGGGGCTGAAGCCGACGTCGAGCAGGAATTTGGTCTGGTGCACCTGCACCGCGTACCAGATGTACAGGCCGCAGAAATAGCCGAGCGCGATCCACCAGAACCGCGCGGTCGCGACGGCACGCTGCAGCGTCCAGTCGGTGTTGACCCAGACGGGATCGACCACGTTGGAGACCGGCCTCGCCGTGCCTGCGGCCGGGGCGGCATCGCCGTCCGGCTGGAGGCCGATGTCCTCGGGGCGCTTGTGCAGCAGCAGATTGATCGGCGCCAGCGCGATCAGGACGAGCAGGCCCATCGCGGTGCAGGCGGTGCGCCAGCCGGTCTGCTCGATCATGTGCTGCACCCATGGCAGCAGCGTCACCGAGCCGATACCGACGCCGGCGAAGGCTATACCGATGGCGAAGCCGCGCTTGCGGATGAACCAGTTCGGCAGGAACAGCGATTGGCCGGAATAGCCGAGACAGACGCTGCCGGCGCCGACCATGACGCCGATGGTGACATAGAGATGCCACGGCGCGCTGGTCAGCGGCGCCAGCAGCAGGCCGCCGCCCATCAGCACGACCCCAAGCTCCATCACCGCGCGCGGGCCGGCGCGATCCATCAGGCGGCCGATCAGCGGGCTGACCACGCCGGACACGACGAAGCCGAAGGAGAAGGCGCCCGCGGTGACGCCGCGCTCCCAGCCGAACTCGGCGATGATGGGCGGAAAGAACAGCGAAAAGGCGGTGCGCGCGTTGACGCCGATCGCCATGGTGACGAAGGTCACGGCGACGACGACCCAGCCGTAGAAGAACGGAAGCCGCATGTTATGTGCTTGTTTCATCCCTAGACGGTTCTTCGGACCATCCGGGGATGCCCGGGTCAAGCGCTTTTCGCGCATGCCTCAGGCGCGCTCAGGCGGCGTCGAGCCGTGAGGATTTGACCGGCGCGTCGAACAGGATCCGCTCGATCGGATGCGGCCGACCGAACAGATAGCCTTGCGCAAAATTGACGCCGAGCGCCTTCAGCCGGTCGAACTCCTCGCGCGTCTCGACGCCTTCGGCGGTGACCGACATGTCCAGTCCGCGCGCCAGCGTCACGATCGAGGAGATGATGGCGGAAGAGCGCGGCTGCTGGGTCAGGTTGCGAATGAAAGACTTGTCGATCTTGATCTTGTCGAACGGGAACGCGGTCAGGTAGCTGAGCGAGGAATAGCCGGTGCCGAAATCGTCGAGCGCGAGCTCGACGCCGAGCTGCTTCAGCCGCTCCATGAAGGCGTGGTTCTCGCTGCCGCGCTCCAGCAGCACGGATTCCGTGATCTCGATCTCGAGCCGCGGCGGCGGCAGGCCGGAATCGGCGAGCGCCGCGCAGATCATTTCGAACAGCTCGGCTTCCTTGAACTGGATCGGCGACAGGTTGACGGCGACCATGAGATCGGCGGGCCAGCCGGCCGCGTCCGCACAGGCGCGCCGCAGCACGAATTCGCCGAGCGGCACGATCAGCCCGGTCTCCTCCGCAAGCGCAATGAATTGGTCCGGCGGGATCAGGCCGCGCGTCGGATGCCGCCAGCGCACCAGCGCCTCGAAGCCGCGTCGTTCGCCGCTGAGGGCATCGACGAACGGCTGGTAGTGTACCTCCAGCTGGCAGCGCGCGATGGCGTCGCGCAGATCTCCTTCCAGCGTGTTGCGAGCCTCCAGCTCGGCCGACATCGCCTCATCATAGATCGTGAAGCAGTTGCGGCCGGCCGATTTCGAACGGTAGAGCGCCAGATCCGCTTTCTTCAGGAGCTGCTCCTGATCGCTGCCATGATCCGGCGCGATCGCGATGCCGATGCTGGTGCCGATTTCAACGCGGTGGCCGGGCAGCGAGAACGGCTCGCTCACGAGCTTGGCGATCCGCGCCGCCAGCTCGGTCGAGCAGGCGCGCTGGTCTTCGCCGGCCTCCTGGATGACGGCAAATTCGTCACCGCCTAGCCGCGCCAGCACGTCGTTGGCGCGCACTGCGGATTTCAGCCGCTGCGCCACCTGGCGCAGCAGCGCATCGCCGGCCGCGTGGCCGAGGGAATCGTTGACGTTCTTGAAGCGGTCGAGATCGAGCATCAGGATCGCGAAGGGCTGGCCCCTCGCGCTCAACTGTCTGTTCATCGCGTCGAGCCGGGTGAGGAAGAAGGCGCGGTTCGGCAATCCGGTGAGGATGTCGGTCTGGGCAAGCTCGAGCACCCGCCGGTTCGCCAGCGACAGCCGCCGCGAATTGCGGCTGGCGAGCATCAGATAGGTCGACAGCGACAGCGTCAGCAGCATGCCGACGACGAGGACCGCAACCGCGCGGTCGTAAGTCGTCGCCAGCGGACCGCCGGCGGTCGGAACCGCCCGTACCTGCCAATCGGTATCGCCGATCTTGAGACTGCCCGACCAGTGCAGGGTCCGCGCGATGTCCCGCATCGACCGCAGCGCGCTGGGGGACGATGCATAATCCGGCAGCATCTGCTCCAGGCTGACGATCTGCGCCATGAAGGGCGGGAAGACCGTCATGCTGACCGCGGGGCTGGCTCCGGTGGTCACGCGAATGGACTGGATCAGCAGCGGCAGGTCGAAGATGCCGACCATGTAGCCGGCGAGATTGCGGCGCCGGTCTGCAATCTCCTCGCGCGAAGTGCCCTTGGCGTAGACGGGAATGGCAACGAGAACATAGGACAGCCGGTCGTCCTCCTTCGGCCCGAACAGGCGCGTGCGCATGGCTGCGATGCGGTCGTTGTCACGCGCACGCTCCAGCAGCGACCGGCGCTCCGGAACGGTCGTGTAATCCATGCCGTAGACCGGCGAGGTCTTCGGCTGAGTCGAGTAGAACACCGGAATATATTCGTCGCTCTGCGGCGCGGTGACGAAGGTCTCGCCCTGAAGCGACTTGATGTGATAGCCCGACACGCCGTCCCGGATCGCCGCGGTCTCGTATTCCGCGCGCTCCTTGCGGTTGACGCGCGGCAACCACGCGATGCGCAGGATGCCGGCGTGACGCTCGAACAGGCGGGCGCTGAAGTTCTCGAATTCGCTGCGGGTGACCTCTTCGTTGGTCGATTCGAACAGCGTGCGCAGCGCGAGAAGCCTCGATATGTACTCGTTCATGCCGTTCTGCATGACGATCGCCTGGGTCTCGGCGGCGTTCTCGAACTCGATCCTGTTGACGCGATCTTCCCACCGCGCCACGGCGGCGGCGCCCATGATCGAGAACAGCAGGCCGACGCCGACCGCGACGAGCGCAGGACGATAGAGCCCGAGCAGCGGCGCGGCACGCCACCATCCGCCTCTACGTCTCCGATCCTGATCGTTCTGATCGCGACCGCCCATGTTGTAGCCGCCGTCCCCTCTCCGCGACGAACCGAACCTCTGGTTGAGGTGCCGGCGCCGCTATCGGAACAAGACTGCGGTTAAGAACTGCACAATTTTGCAAAGCGGTCGTTTCGCAATGCGGAAATTAGTTAACGAACTGCGCGAACGATCCCGGCGTTCTGGACATAAGTTGCCGACTTTACCCGGTGTACTACGGCCTCTCTGCGTCGTGCCGCTTAGCGAGCTATTCAGGCTCGCGAGGTTACGTTGCGCAAGGTTTCTTCCAACGATCCGGCAAAGCCTCCCGATGCACCGATCAGCGAGATCCGTCGTCCTGACCATCGCGCTTCTGGCCGCGACCACACTGGCGGCGAGGGGCAACGAGGCCGGCGTCAGCGCGGGTGCGATCCTGTTCGGCCAGGCCGCGGCGCTGGAGGGCCCCTCCTCCGCGTTGGGACAGCGCATGCGGCAAGGCATCGTCGCCGCGTTCACCGAGATCAACGCCAAGGGCGGCGTCCACGGCCGCAAGCTCGAGCTCATCAGCCGCGACGACGGCTACGACCCCGACCGTTCGGTGGCGCAGACGCTGCAGCTGATCGACGACGACAAGGTGTTCGCGCTGATCGGCGCGGTGGGCACGCCGACCGCGAAGGCGACGATACCGATCACCAGCGCCAGAAACGTACCCTTCATCGGCCCGTTCACCGGCGCCGAGTTCCTGCGCGACCTCGAGCTTCCGAACGTCGTCAACATCCGCGCGAGCTACGGCGCGGAGGCGGAGGCCTGGATCAAGCATCTCACCGAGGATCGCCAGTTCACCCGCATCGGCATCTTCTACCAGGACGATTCCTTCGGCCGCGACGGGCTTGTCGGCGTGAAGCGTGCGCTCGCCAAACGCGGTCTCGAGCTTGCCGCCGAAGGCACTTTCGAGCGCAACACCCGCGCGGTCGTCCAGGCCTGGCGCATGATCAAGCGCACCGACCCCGAAGCCATCGTCATGGTCGGCACCTATGGACCGTGCGCGGAGTTCATCAAGCTTGCCCGCCGCAGCGGCGCCCGTCCAACCTTCGTCAACATCTCCTTCGTCGGCGCCAATGCGCTCGCCGCGGAACTCGGCCCGGAGGGCGAAGGGGTCATCGTCTCGCAGGTGGTGCCGTTTCCCTGGGATCGCTCACTCAAGCTCGTCGCCGACTACCAGGCGGCGATGAAGGCGTTCGATCCGGCGCTGACACCGGACTTCGTGTCGCTGGAAGGTTATTTGTCCGGCCGCCTCGCGGCCGCGGCGCTGGACCAGGCCGGCCCCGATCCGACCCGCGCGAGCCTTTTGCGCGCCATCAACGATACCGGCCGCTTCGACATCAGCGGCAGCATCGTCACCGTCGGCACACGCATGCTCGACACGCCGCCGAAGGTGTTCCTGACGGTGATCCAGAAGGACGGGACGTTCAAGGCGGTGGACCGGCTTTGAGACCCTTCACGGCCGCCGCGTCCAGCGGTCGGCGTTGACGGCGCCTTGCGGGATTTTTCCCCTCACGATGGCCTCGACCTGTCGCACGGTCTCCAGCGACTGGTATTCGATGGCCTGCGGCGTCAGGCCGCCGACATGCGGCGTGGCGACGACGTTCGGCAGCTTGGCAAGCTCGGGCGTCGGCATCTGGTCGGGCGCGCGGCCGACATCCATGGCGGCGCCGGCGATGCGGCCCTCACGCAGCGCGCGTGCCAGCGCGGTCTCGTCGACCAGATTGCCGCGCGAGAGATTGATGAAGACGGCATGCTTCTGCATGCGCGCCAGCGCCGCCTCCCCGATCAGGTTCTCGGTCTGCTCGTTGGCGATGGCGAGGCAGACGACAAAGTCCGATACGGCGAGGAGCTCGTCGAGACCGACCTGCCGGATCGCGGCATCGCTGACGGTGACGAAGGGATCGGAGACCAGCACCTCCATGCGCAGCACCTTTGCGATCTCGGCGAGGTAGCGCCCGATGCTGCCGTAGCCGATGATGCCGATC from Bradyrhizobium sp. CB1015 harbors:
- a CDS encoding ABC transporter substrate-binding protein, which translates into the protein MHRSARSVVLTIALLAATTLAARGNEAGVSAGAILFGQAAALEGPSSALGQRMRQGIVAAFTEINAKGGVHGRKLELISRDDGYDPDRSVAQTLQLIDDDKVFALIGAVGTPTAKATIPITSARNVPFIGPFTGAEFLRDLELPNVVNIRASYGAEAEAWIKHLTEDRQFTRIGIFYQDDSFGRDGLVGVKRALAKRGLELAAEGTFERNTRAVVQAWRMIKRTDPEAIVMVGTYGPCAEFIKLARRSGARPTFVNISFVGANALAAELGPEGEGVIVSQVVPFPWDRSLKLVADYQAAMKAFDPALTPDFVSLEGYLSGRLAAAALDQAGPDPTRASLLRAINDTGRFDISGSIVTVGTRMLDTPPKVFLTVIQKDGTFKAVDRL
- a CDS encoding EAL domain-containing protein, with amino-acid sequence MGGRDQNDQDRRRRGGWWRAAPLLGLYRPALVAVGVGLLFSIMGAAAVARWEDRVNRIEFENAAETQAIVMQNGMNEYISRLLALRTLFESTNEEVTRSEFENFSARLFERHAGILRIAWLPRVNRKERAEYETAAIRDGVSGYHIKSLQGETFVTAPQSDEYIPVFYSTQPKTSPVYGMDYTTVPERRSLLERARDNDRIAAMRTRLFGPKEDDRLSYVLVAIPVYAKGTSREEIADRRRNLAGYMVGIFDLPLLIQSIRVTTGASPAVSMTVFPPFMAQIVSLEQMLPDYASSPSALRSMRDIARTLHWSGSLKIGDTDWQVRAVPTAGGPLATTYDRAVAVLVVGMLLTLSLSTYLMLASRNSRRLSLANRRVLELAQTDILTGLPNRAFFLTRLDAMNRQLSARGQPFAILMLDLDRFKNVNDSLGHAAGDALLRQVAQRLKSAVRANDVLARLGGDEFAVIQEAGEDQRACSTELAARIAKLVSEPFSLPGHRVEIGTSIGIAIAPDHGSDQEQLLKKADLALYRSKSAGRNCFTIYDEAMSAELEARNTLEGDLRDAIARCQLEVHYQPFVDALSGERRGFEALVRWRHPTRGLIPPDQFIALAEETGLIVPLGEFVLRRACADAAGWPADLMVAVNLSPIQFKEAELFEMICAALADSGLPPPRLEIEITESVLLERGSENHAFMERLKQLGVELALDDFGTGYSSLSYLTAFPFDKIKIDKSFIRNLTQQPRSSAIISSIVTLARGLDMSVTAEGVETREEFDRLKALGVNFAQGYLFGRPHPIERILFDAPVKSSRLDAA
- a CDS encoding hydroxyacid dehydrogenase, whose protein sequence is MKVLLAHTPEMRRNYYGDRSLNGLRAAAEVILHESDETLDAAGLVRAAKDVDIIVADRMTEGRGEIFAQLPRLRAFVRCAVDMRNVSVDAASLAGVLVTRAGPGFVQAVAELALGFMVDLSRGVSRTTADYQAGRKAEARMGRQLAGSRIGIIGYGSIGRYLAEIAKVLRMEVLVSDPFVTVSDAAIRQVGLDELLAVSDFVVCLAIANEQTENLIGEAALARMQKHAVFINLSRGNLVDETALARALREGRIAGAAMDVGRAPDQMPTPELAKLPNVVATPHVGGLTPQAIEYQSLETVRQVEAIVRGKIPQGAVNADRWTRRP